The DNA region CCTATATTCCCTTCTTCCCCTTCGTTCCCCCCTCTCCCAATCGGCCTCTCATCCTCTGCATCTCTCAGCATCCAGCTCAGCGGCTTCACGCCGCCGCATCGCGCAGCACCTCCATTTGAAGCGCCGCCACCATCCCCGTCGCACCCCACCGTGAAGGTAAGCCtaattttcctctctctctctctctctctctctctctctctctctctctctctctctctatgtataTATCTCACTGTTTATTCCCACTCTCTTTGCTCCGTGCCAGCCAACGTGATCGGTAGAGGACGCCGCACCGCACGTCCAGTCGCACTTGACCGTTGCTGGGAGCACATCACGCCATTACCGGTGAGAAGTTAGCCTTAGAGGTAAGAATTTATACTAGTCTTTGTGGTATTGGTATATGGTATCTAAATAGCTCATAAACTAAAATTCTATTGGTTTTAGTGCAATTCTTTGGGAATGGATTTGGACGACCCATTTTGTGATGATATTCTGGAGACAGTTAAAAGTAAACGTAGGTTATTCTGACACACCCCTCTTAGCttgttatttttaaaactattttcctCTTTAAGCAGTTTAAAggtttgtcaatttttttttttccagccaAGGCTGGTGGCAAGTTTCAACCAAAGGCTAAAGCCAGTGTGAAAAATGGGACTTCTACATCAGTTCCATCAGCTCCTTCAGGTTctattgatgaaaattctgttAGACTAACCCCCTCAGGCTTAGAGACTAAACAATATGCTCGGCCCGTTGTCGCAGAAGATAAATTGACAACTGCGGATGGAATTTCTGCAGCTACCTCAGAGATTGTATGCATTAACCAGAAATCAAAAGACAATGAAAGCTCTTTTGCTGACAACAAAAGCTTGGAATCAGTCAAGACCTCATCCCAACATGTGATGGGAGAGGATATTGGCTCTAAAGATGCTCTGCATCCAGAGGTTGGAACATCTGAGAGCAACATTGGTTGGCATTCCTGCATAGGAATCTTGTCAGCAGAGGTAGATGTTTGGATATtccaaatatatttttgtatatatgtatttgttTGCTGATTGGGAACTCCTTTGGTTTTAGATAGACTCCATGGAATTTGAATTGGAGCCCTTTGGAGGTATTCTTTCTGAGGCTGACGCAACAAATGGTAATGATGATCGGGAAGGTTCCCTTTCTCATTCAAAAATGCCTACTTTTCTTGATTTCAACAATAAGGATTCAGTGGAGCATTTTGGTATTCGGGCATGTAATTCTGTTGACTCTTCAGCACTCGGGCCATGTGATGCTGCAGAGCCTCAAACTCGTCCTGATGCTCATACAAACCAAGATACAGTTACTTGCAGGGAAGCTGGTGTTTCTAACAAGGGTGTAGACGTTCGGATTGATAATGGAAGGTCGGAAACAGAGGTGAAGATTTTTAACCTTTAAAAAAGGACtctgttgtttttcttttgctaaGTCAGATAAATTTGTGATTAGTTTCAGGAAGCTGGGGCCTTTTCTGGCATGGAAGATCTAGATTTTATGTCTCAGGACAATATTCCATTTGGTATGTTTAGAATCAGCTGCATGCTTGATTTATTCTTGCTTTATGTTGCATTTATAGTTGTTTATTTTCTCCTTCATTTTTTAGGACTGCATGCTGGCAAGTTTCGACCCAAGCCCAAGATGAAAGCAATAAAAGAGAAACCTAGTACTGACACCTCTCACCCAGAAGTTGAGTCTGTTATGCATTCACAAACTCCTGAGTTGGTTCCTTCTTACACTGGATATGCGAATGTGAACTCAGTTTCTGCCTTCCCGGCTGACGATTTACAAGATAACTCCATGAGGTTTGATGATTTTATTACATTGGACCCAACTTCAGAAATTTCAATGAACGAAGAATCAATAAATCTTGCCAAAACTTACTCCGATGGCCCCGTTCCGAGGGATACTCTGCATTCAGAGGATGTTCCTGAAATTCTAACGGAACTGGTAATTCAATTATGTCAGTTTGCTATGGTATTGGTGTTTGATAGATAACCAACTTATTTGCTCAAATATCTTAATACGGTCTTGTCATGTTTCTGCCCTAGGATTCTAACTGTAGAAGAGGAGAAGCTTCTACATCATCAGATCTTCTTCAAAAATGCAAAAGATCTGCTACAGCTGATGAAGAGAACAATGATGGCAAATCATCGGGAAATCTAAACAATGATGGCAAATCGTTGAGAAAGTTAAGGAAAAAAGTATCTTTTCAACTTATCGACGAGCCAGATGGTGAGGTTAATGAAAATGGGGGCTTCTCTGGTGAACCTCCCACTGATTCTAATATAGGCGAAGTTGAGGACCGTGATGATGACGATGAATATAGAGTGGAAAGTGATGAGGAATTTAGAGTGGAAAGTATGTCCCAGAAGAAAAGGGCTCCAAGAAAGTCAAAGAAATCTGGGGTTGAAAATGGTAAACCCGTACAAAAGCGCAAGAAGGCCAATGAAGCAGCTGACCAGTCAACCAAAGAACCTCCCAAAAAATTTTCTCATTCAACGCGTCGAAACAGGAGACGTGGTAAATGAAATTCCCAGATCTGTGAGACTGCAAGATAAAACACTTTCAGATATACATATTTGCATAGTAAAGTATTAACAGAATTGTTGGACTACTTTCTCTTTTGTAGTGGATAAGGTGTTACTTGAAACACCAGAGGATGAAATTGACCCTCAAAGGTTGCCTATCAAGGATCTCATTTTGCTCGCTGAGTACAAGGAGCGACTAGCGGTACATATTCTGCACTCTAATTCTTGTTCTTGTGATGATGTTATTTTAGTAGCAATACTAGTCTCTTTTTCTTTAGTTGTAGCACTACCTTGCTATAATTATTGTGTCTTTGCTAAATTCAACTTTGCTAATTTGCTTTGGTCATCTATGACTTGCCCACTCATGCAGAGCAAAGAGGCAGAAACGTCAAAAACACCCTTGACCAATTTAAGGTACCCTTTTAAACATGACCTAGATGTGGCTAGACCTGTAGAATTGCTATTCGTTTTCTGTATCAAGTGACATAATGTCTGCATTCATAGGCAACTCAAGAAAATttgagttattattattattattttttcgaTGTAGTCTTTGCATGTCTGTGGGATTATGTTGTTCCTCTAAATAAGGGTTTATCTAAtgtatattctttttctttttagtttaggTTCTTACAAGACTACAATTATCAGATAATGTTTCTTGATTTAAtgtaaaatttcattttagGAGTGTTAGGGCAGACCCCCTTGGGGCTAGGCGAGTTTATAATGTTGCCATGTGATTTTATGGAACATGTTGTTTGGCCTGAAAGTTGTTGTATTATTTGATGAAATGTGGAATTTCGAATAGCCCGTAATCTAAGCAaatgttgttggttgttggttaGTAATTTGGTTTTATTGTACCTGGAATCATATGTAATCCAATGTTGAGCCCCTGGTGGTTGCCTCAAGTGGTAAGAGCCTTGGTCTTGGCGGTATGCTCCCTCTTGGTCCAAGGTTCAAAACCTTGGGTGCAAGCAATTTCTAGGGGCTATGTCCCATCGGTTAAAAAGTCGATGATTTACTTGATCCATGTGATGGGGGGACACATTACACAGGTCTGGTGTTTAACCAGGTAAAGGACATGTTGTGTTTGCACGCTCTCCAGGATTCCCTTTCATAAAAAATGTGatcaaatgatattttttttcgtGTCACAATTATTTTCTGTGCAGGTCTTACAATTCCTTTCCTAGGGAATCATCTTACAATGGAGAGGCTACTTTTGTTTCAGAACAAGGCAGAGGTTCTGATGATGATCAACCAAGTTATGAGGTTCCAACTGACCCTTTCGTTAATTACCAGTCTTTCATGGACAAAACTCCCAGTACAAGATGGTCAAAACAAGACACAGAACTGTTCTATGAGGTACAGCTGTAACATCTTATTCATTTCTTGTTTTCACTTGCCCcttcccccccaaaaaaaaaaatcttggttATTTCTTCTTTCCATTAGTAAACCATCTAAAGTATATGATCAGAAAGATGACCAAGTTTTAGTCTTGCAATCACTGTGAAAGCAAATAAATAGTCTGTTTCAGCTTATGAAACTGCCAAAACTGAAGTTAGTTTGATTCAAGGAAATCACAGAGAATTAGTCCATTGAAATCTATGGATATCGCCCAAAGGAACTAAGTTTTGTGCAAGAAAGTTTTAAGTTCATCTAGTGCCGCTTGTGatctttgaaatttttattgttcCTCTCCCTCTAGATACACCATGGTAGACAAATGGGCATCAGCTTGCACACAGCTGCACTTGGGCGTTACCCCTTAATTCTCTCCAGGTAGCAAGTAGATCTACTACCTGTCGAGGCGTAACTGATGCTAAATTGACTGTcaaagaaattcaattgtacCACAGGGTACTAGCAACCTCACAGTGAAGTAGTAGATGGTTTCCCCCCCTCCATTTCTGCACATACAGCACCATCAGTGATGATATGGcttatattttgtttgttaTGTGCAACAAGTAGATCCAAAATAAATTGGCCAAATTGTTATCTTTTTAGTGAAATTTTGGAACATATGTGGTGTGCGATTATAATCCAAAATAGAGGAAGATGAAGGTATATTGGACATTACAGATGGAAAATGTTATAGGATTAGTAAGGTTGGAGATCTGCTCAGTGGTTATATTTAGTTTACAGTGAATTTTGTGGGTCTGTTGGGAGATAACAGTTTTGGTAATTAATGAACACTTTGCAAGATTTTCGTTTATGTCTCTATGGTACTGGTAGTCTAAGGTTTTTGTggacttaattattatttttttctgtatatttgaaattaatctGTATTGTGAGGAGGAGGGAGGTCACCCCATTAGTGTGCTAATGTCCATTGCTTTTCACTGAACTGTTGCCACTACCtggaaaaattattgtttagtCATATAAATCTCTTCTAGCTCTTaacttgtaattaggtgttctCTGATTTAGACtttttgtgtacttgggcaatatctatttacttgtttcaatacaattttatattacttataaaaataaaaataaaataaaaaggtataTGGGCGAAGCCCAAGTAcgtaggaagtatacaaaggagAGCACCTAATTACAAGTTAGGAGCTagaaatagatacaagaaaatcatgaaaactaacTCCACATTAAATCTCGAGGAGCATGCTGCATTAGCTagaaatagatacaagaaaattatgaaaactaaCTCCACATTAAATCTCGAGGAGCATGCTGCATTCCAACCTAGAGTTGATTTTAAATCTATAGTTGAGTTTACCATTAGTTGAGCTTTAAAACCAACCCTAGATTTGCAGTACTCTGGAAGGGTTTTGCAGTGTGTCAAGTGATTTCCATGAAACCATATAAAGCATTTTGTGATGTTGTGATTTAAGtgcatcttcttttcttttattccttttattccttttttgaaGTGGGTCTTAACAAATAAGATGGATTTTGGTTCCTTCGATCTGTCTATACGAACCTTTCATGTTGCaattttcaatcatttttatgCTAATTAGTTGCACTAAGAATGGGATTTTATGCATTGACTGCAATGTAAACACCTTCCCTAGCAAGATTCATGTTGATAATGAAGCATTTGTTACCAAAAAATAAGTGTAGCCTGAAAAGCTTAAAATTTGAGATGGTGCAAGAGAGGCAAAGGGGTGGGACAGCATTAACTCCCTAGAGTTGGTTACTGATTCGTCCTTTATCATCCactgtcatttttttaaattggaataaagaatttaattgctctattttttgttctttttctccaGACAAAAGTGGCACGGTCCAGTCTATCAGTTGCCGTTTACATAAAAATTCAACTAATCTCTGTTTTAATATGTGATATAGGCTGTTCGGCAGTTTGGGACAGATTTTTCTATGATACAACAACTTTTTCCTGGTCGAACTCGTCATCAAGTCAAGTTGAAATTTAAGAAGGAAGAGCGTCAATATCCATTACGGCTTTCTGAAGCCCTAACTAGTCGTGCTAAAGGTGAAGtcctttatctttctttttaatctcttttctttttctttatctctCATTTGTACCATGATAATTTTAGTAGTCTCAGCGTGATTTAGATTGTATTAAGTCGTAGTCTCATATATAAGCATTGGGAAACTAAGCTTAACCATTTTGGTACTAAACTCAACAGGATATATTTAAAGGTTTCTATTGGAGTCTTTATCAAGGTAATCTTCATGAGTAGGAATGCCGAAAACTTGcctaatatataattttctgtTTTAGATCATTCCCATTTCCACTTGGTGATTGAGCGGTTGCAGCAAGCTTCTCAGGCAGAAGATGCTTATGTAGATGACGAGGTTGCAAGGACAggcaaggaggaggaggagatagTGGAATTGACTACTCAAGCGAAGGTAAGCTTTTTGGtgttttcttttatcttctgCTAAGATAATATGGAACCTGGTCTCCAGGCCCACTAAGCATGCATTGACCATGTTGAGGCATCTTATAGCTTGACTAAGCTAGTTAGGATTATGGTTAAAGGTTTTTCTGGtaaaatgaagttttttttttgtctttagcTATTTCATGCAGTCTTGATGCTTCTTTCTAACCTGATAAACAATAATTGCTCTTATTGATATGTCCACAGGAGGAAGTGGCAAAACCTGAGCAGGATGGGGAAGTAGTCGTTGAAGATCAGGAAGCAGATTTGGGTGAAGTTCATAGTCCTGCAAAGTCTGATGCAGGCGATGATAACCTCTATGACTGGAGTCAatataaaagtgattattagcaataaaaatacacaaatctattggttttttctttttttaattttttaaaaaattttattctaattgAAGTAAAGCAGCCTGTACAGCACTCTGACACATAAAAACGCCCATTGCTTCTTGTAAGAGGTGATCAATTCTTGTCAGAAAATGCCTGTGGTGTCATCAAACATTTTCCTTATCTTTTCCATCCTTTTGACGATGTTAGATCATCACCTTCAGAAGAAAGAAATGTAGCATTTGGAAATCAATGCATTTCTATTTCCAATTAGAAAGAAGAGTACATCCATGAAGGAACCTTCCCCTCACCCACCCCCCACTTGTTAGGATTTCAACATCTAATTGCAATTTACAGGTTGGCTTGTTAGTTTATGCGTTCCATAATTAGGAAGAAGTCTTAATCGAAAGGACCTCATTGCCATTGGTAAGTACTACAAGCAACTGATAATTGGATCGAGTTGACCTTGTAGCACTTAGATTTTAAGCACAAAATTTCtacaacaatttaaataaagATTTGCTGCTCATTAGGCCTGTGCAAAAAAGGGCCTGGCCCGATCAACCCGTTAAGCTCGAGATGGCCTCACCTGGCTAAAATCATGTTCAGCGGGTCAAACCCATTACCGAGTTTATTACCCATAACATCGGTCAAAATCGATCACCTGCAATGAAGAAGAACAACGTCCAGCAACCCCATTGAATCTCATATATTGTGGTGATGGAAGTGGCACAGGCGGGCGCGAGGACCAAGGTTTGACCATTTCTAGCCATGGCGGTGAGCTCATCAACCACCACTAAGAGGAGGAAGCTCCACGTCGAGGAATGGAAGTGCTCTTCGTCGCCATTTTTGAAGTTGAGAAGGAGACGTCTCACGATCAGCACAGAGGCGACGGAGGAGCACCTGTGCTCCAGCTCTACTCAGATCATGACGCGTCACTATGTTGCTAGAGTAATAGATTGAGTTTGCTGCTCTCGGAGGAAGAGAGATTTCTTCGGTATGACACTTGGTTGCTGCCCCTCAATATGGTCTCGTTTTGTCCCATTTCACACAAACCCTAAtccctctctcctttcccagtcctccctctctctcgttctcgttgagctcttctctattcttttttttttccctcaagaatatattattgcattattaGCCATTTTTGAGATTGATTAAGATAGAaacccatcttcttcttcctctcgcTAAAGCTACGATGCAAAAAGTCATTTTGCCCTCCGTACATGGTAGAACAAACGAGGAGAAAGCGAACAGGTAGAACGGGTTCGACCCGACCTAAATTTCACGGATCGGATTGGATCGTATCaattgtgtttttgttttccctGCGGTTCGGGTCAGGTCGGATCAAAATTTGAACCGGGTGGTTCGGTGTGCAGCCTGACTGTTCATCATTCcaaacattatatttattttattttttttaattttattcttcatAAACTAATTGATTTTTTCTACTTATTATTCATGTACCTCATATTTAGTAAGGgaacaaaaattatatgtggTGTGAGAATAATGCATAGAAATGTTAGTTCAGATAAGGTGGAAGGATGTCTTATTATTATGTCCTCTTAGTCCCACTTTTATTCCCGCAAGTTTAGTTAGTATTTAAATGCAATTTGTCACTTCTTTTGGTTCGTATAAataagtaatgttagatacagttaTAAAATGTACAAATCatgtatatttattaaaaaaatacaggatctattattaaaaaatttattttttatatatgtttcaaatttaatcatttttttttaaacgtaaTGAGACTTGAcattaaatatcatttctcattttataatatttattattattaatataagtgttttatacaatattaatgtctataaattttaaaaaaagcaaaaaattaagagaatattttaaaataaagtattaaccaaaataaatgttttaatgtgtttgtgtttgtattGAATACGTTAATAAACAGAATTGTAAACAGATTCATTTCGAACTTTAATCAATAAGAACGTGTAGGGTCTTACCGGGTCAAAAGTTAAAACTCCTTGCACCCCTTTTGGGTTACAAAGGTATGATATTTGTAGGCATGCTTCATGTTGCAAGCTGGTGCTCGATTGCCTTAGTAGCACGTTAGaacatcatttttattaaattttaaacttctctttattttttattttttgtggtttGTCTAAAAGAGTCGAACATTAACATAAAGATAAATTACAGCTGGTAGGTAGGAAAATGAAATAAGggacaatatattattatagtttgacaattaataaaatataaaaaagataggTCAACTAtgggaattgaaaagaaaaataaaacaacgtGGCTCACCAAGAAAGCTCCATGTGGCTGCTTTTTGCCCTTATTTCCGCCAATAATCTAGCTTGCATTTGGAGAAAATTTCTTTCCAAAGAAGAAGAGGAGCAGTGTTTATGGGTGTTAGGTATTGATTAACTAACAATATTCTGAATTGATTAATATTAGCAAATATCGtgaacttatttttaaaaaaatgaaaattatcattaaaaattaattttttttaacgtaaattttatatttatttatttattttttaaaaaattacacgaTACTTGCACAACTCATAActgtattttatattactttttcaaatttcgattgaaataattaaaaataacgttagatataattttaagttggataaATTTTGCATCactctttttttatatgaattttatatttttttaataaataagtgtGTAGGAttgtataaatgattttttaataaaattaaatgattaatattgAAGTTCAtggaatgaatttaaattttaccatttcaaaatttagaaaatacatcattgaaaatatataatctcaacaaatataaaaaaaaaaaaaaggacggtGCTACTCTGCCACCCAGAGTGCACCGCTCCATTTGACCGCAcggtcaaatttttttttttttttcatttttcgtttcagatttttttaatatatttaaacatttttaaaaaatataaaaaaaatatcaatacacttaaaatcacttccttaatcattaagaaaaaaaaattaaatttttttttttttatgaccaGCGATCACTTTGAGGAGGCACGGGAAGCGGCACAAaagcattttccaaaaaaaaaatgctactcATTGGAACTTTGTTCAATCAACCACGTGAGTAATAATAACAAGCATGGCTCCTTTAATGCTACCCCattagaaaaagggaaaaatccTTTGTAAATACTAACAGTGGGATTGGAGTAGGTCACAGCCAGGGACCAAATCATTGCTCAATCACAGCGACAAATAGTGGTAGGAGTAGCCGAGTAGGTCGCACATAGCTCCGGCTACCGCCGAAGGATCTCTAATTCAACGCATCTGCACTCTCCACGTGTCCATCCTAACCAGGCCCCATACCCCCCGTCATTTATGTCATATTTAACCCCAAAGTTCAAGGTTCCTCACCCTCTCCGGCTCTTTTTCCTTATATCTCTTGAGTCTTCGCCGTGTTTTATCGGcgattatttattaaatttaagtaatttatttgtCAATTTCTTCGAATCTCCAGCAAATTCCTTCTGATTCGTCTCGAACTTAGCCGATCCGTTACAGCACCCAGATCGGTAAGGAAGGAATTATTGCGACGCATTTATGACCGTGGGATCTTCCTCGTGATTCGTGACGAGAGCTCTctcatttcctttctttcccctctctctcaCCGAACGTGTACTGCTGCTCCTACTACCACTCGAGGGTATTACTACATTCTCCTCCCTAGGCACCAGGTTGTGCCGGAATTTTGTGCTCTCCTTTTGGGGGTTTCTGAGCTGAATGCGGGTATTCTTGATAAATCCATCATCCTCTCAGCTTGACACGTGACTGACTGAGCAGTGCCGCGCTGAAGAGCTTTCTTCGTGCGAGATGTCGGGCCCTCTGGACTGGTTCGCCAGGCCTTGTGAGTGCCTtccaattttcttattttttcgtcctttttttttttttttttttttgttttttttcccgaAATGGAGTTCTGAATGTTTGTCGATCCAGTGCAATAGTGTTCAGCTTGGTGGGATGCTAGGGTTTCACTTTGGCCTCTTTGTTTGGTTGGAGAGTTGTTGAAGTTGTTGAATCTGGTTGTTTGTAACGAATGATTGGGCTGACGTTTCTGGGAATAAGAAACAAGAATACTTTTCCCCCCGAGCTCAAGGAAAAAGAATTATCGGGGTTAGGCTAAGGTGAATgaaccattttcttttattgggtTCCTTAATATTGAAATGCGGGTAAATGTAGAAAATTTTAcgaatgtttttctttttatccttCTGCAAATATTCTCGAGAACCAAACGCAATTgtttcaaagattttttttttttaatcagtaataagacattttattaattcaagtaaataggcatgACCCAAGTagacagggagtatacaagcggaaacacctaaatacaagctaggGACTAGATACTAGGCAAGggtgaaagaaaatcatttaaattatccCCATTCAATACAAGAACTTTCGcacaaatacaaatagtttGAAAGAAAAACTCTCTAAATTCTCCCAACAAGCGTTCTCTATCATCGAAACAGCACCAATTCGTTTCATGAGAGTGGCCACGAGTACACTAATTGTTCAGTTTCACTTTTGCCCCTTGGGTTCGAGGCGGCTGTGTGATGTTTATCCAGTTAAGAAGTTGATTCCttgaattttgaaagttttgaaaaagatGTGGATGCCCATATTGCTTATAATTGTTTTGGGTAAGATAATATATAGCTCTAAAGAATTTCTTGCCTCTAGTGTGCCTACCTAAGTGGGGCAGTAGAGTTGTAATTCAGGCTTTGCctttctttgatcaataaaattgtttatttatcaaaaaaaaatata from Carya illinoinensis cultivar Pawnee chromosome 6, C.illinoinensisPawnee_v1, whole genome shotgun sequence includes:
- the LOC122313586 gene encoding transcription factor TFIIIB component B''-like isoform X3 → MDLDDPFCDDILETVKSKPKAGGKFQPKAKASVKNGTSTSVPSAPSEDKLTTADGISAATSEIVCINQKSKDNESSFADNKSLESVKTSSQHVMGEDIGSKDALHPEVGTSESNIGWHSCIGILSAEIDSMEFELEPFGGILSEADATNGNDDREGSLSHSKMPTFLDFNNKDSVEHFGIRACNSVDSSALGPCDAAEPQTRPDAHTNQDTVTCREAGVSNKGVDVRIDNGRSETEFQEAGAFSGMEDLDFMSQDNIPFGLHAGKFRPKPKMKAIKEKPSTDTSHPEVESVMHSQTPELVPSYTGYANVNSVSAFPADDLQDNSMRFDDFITLDPTSEISMNEESINLAKTYSDGPVPRDTLHSEDVPEILTELDSNCRRGEASTSSDLLQKCKRSATADEENNDGKSSGNLNNDGKSLRKLRKKVSFQLIDEPDGEVNENGGFSGEPPTDSNIGEVEDRDDDDEYRVESDEEFRVESMSQKKRAPRKSKKSGVENGKPVQKRKKANEAADQSTKEPPKKFSHSTRRNRRRVDKVLLETPEDEIDPQRLPIKDLILLAEYKERLASKEAETSKTPLTNLRSYNSFPRESSYNGEATFVSEQGRGSDDDQPSYEVPTDPFVNYQSFMDKTPSTRWSKQDTELFYEAVRQFGTDFSMIQQLFPGRTRHQVKLKFKKEERQYPLRLSEALTSRAKDHSHFHLVIERLQQASQAEDAYVDDEVARTGKEEEEIVELTTQAKEEVAKPEQDGEVVVEDQEADLGEVHSPAKSDAGDDNLYDWSQYKSDY
- the LOC122313586 gene encoding transcription factor TFIIIB component B''-like isoform X4, whose translation is MDLDDPFCDDILETVKSKPKAGGKFQPKAKASVKNGTSTSVPSAPSDKLTTADGISAATSEIVCINQKSKDNESSFADNKSLESVKTSSQHVMGEDIGSKDALHPEVGTSESNIGWHSCIGILSAEIDSMEFELEPFGGILSEADATNGNDDREGSLSHSKMPTFLDFNNKDSVEHFGIRACNSVDSSALGPCDAAEPQTRPDAHTNQDTVTCREAGVSNKGVDVRIDNGRSETEFQEAGAFSGMEDLDFMSQDNIPFGLHAGKFRPKPKMKAIKEKPSTDTSHPEVESVMHSQTPELVPSYTGYANVNSVSAFPADDLQDNSMRFDDFITLDPTSEISMNEESINLAKTYSDGPVPRDTLHSEDVPEILTELDSNCRRGEASTSSDLLQKCKRSATADEENNDGKSSGNLNNDGKSLRKLRKKVSFQLIDEPDGEVNENGGFSGEPPTDSNIGEVEDRDDDDEYRVESDEEFRVESMSQKKRAPRKSKKSGVENGKPVQKRKKANEAADQSTKEPPKKFSHSTRRNRRRVDKVLLETPEDEIDPQRLPIKDLILLAEYKERLASKEAETSKTPLTNLRSYNSFPRESSYNGEATFVSEQGRGSDDDQPSYEVPTDPFVNYQSFMDKTPSTRWSKQDTELFYEAVRQFGTDFSMIQQLFPGRTRHQVKLKFKKEERQYPLRLSEALTSRAKDHSHFHLVIERLQQASQAEDAYVDDEVARTGKEEEEIVELTTQAKEEVAKPEQDGEVVVEDQEADLGEVHSPAKSDAGDDNLYDWSQYKSDY
- the LOC122313586 gene encoding transcription factor TFIIIB component B''-like isoform X7 — encoded protein: MEFELEPFGGILSEADATNGNDDREGSLSHSKMPTFLDFNNKDSVEHFGIRACNSVDSSALGPCDAAEPQTRPDAHTNQDTVTCREAGVSNKGVDVRIDNGRSETEFQEAGAFSGMEDLDFMSQDNIPFGLHAGKFRPKPKMKAIKEKPSTDTSHPEVESVMHSQTPELVPSYTGYANVNSVSAFPADDLQDNSMRFDDFITLDPTSEISMNEESINLAKTYSDGPVPRDTLHSEDVPEILTELDSNCRRGEASTSSDLLQKCKRSATADEENNDGKSSGNLNNDGKSLRKLRKKVSFQLIDEPDGEVNENGGFSGEPPTDSNIGEVEDRDDDDEYRVESDEEFRVESMSQKKRAPRKSKKSGVENGKPVQKRKKANEAADQSTKEPPKKFSHSTRRNRRRVDKVLLETPEDEIDPQRLPIKDLILLAEYKERLASKEAETSKTPLTNLRSYNSFPRESSYNGEATFVSEQGRGSDDDQPSYEVPTDPFVNYQSFMDKTPSTRWSKQDTELFYEAVRQFGTDFSMIQQLFPGRTRHQVKLKFKKEERQYPLRLSEALTSRAKDHSHFHLVIERLQQASQAEDAYVDDEVARTGKEEEEIVELTTQAKEEVAKPEQDGEVVVEDQEADLGEVHSPAKSDAGDDNLYDWSQYKSDY
- the LOC122313586 gene encoding transcription factor TFIIIB component B''-like isoform X8 encodes the protein MEFELEPFGGILSEADATNALGPCDAAEPQTRPDAHTNQDTVTCREAGVSNKGVDVRIDNGRSETEFQEAGAFSGMEDLDFMSQDNIPFGLHAGKFRPKPKMKAIKEKPSTDTSHPEVESVMHSQTPELVPSYTGYANVNSVSAFPADDLQDNSMRFDDFITLDPTSEISMNEESINLAKTYSDGPVPRDTLHSEDVPEILTELDSNCRRGEASTSSDLLQKCKRSATADEENNDGKSSGNLNNDGKSLRKLRKKVSFQLIDEPDGEVNENGGFSGEPPTDSNIGEVEDRDDDDEYRVESDEEFRVESMSQKKRAPRKSKKSGVENGKPVQKRKKANEAADQSTKEPPKKFSHSTRRNRRRVDKVLLETPEDEIDPQRLPIKDLILLAEYKERLASKEAETSKTPLTNLRSYNSFPRESSYNGEATFVSEQGRGSDDDQPSYEVPTDPFVNYQSFMDKTPSTRWSKQDTELFYEAVRQFGTDFSMIQQLFPGRTRHQVKLKFKKEERQYPLRLSEALTSRAKDHSHFHLVIERLQQASQAEDAYVDDEVARTGKEEEEIVELTTQAKEEVAKPEQDGEVVVEDQEADLGEVHSPAKSDAGDDNLYDWSQYKSDY